TTTGTCGGCAATTGGTGTACTTGCTAACGAATTACTTACCGATATTACTTACCAACTATTTTTTTGTGGTCTACAACTCCCCAATCCGCTAGCTCCTTAATAACGGTGTACAACATTTTGCCATGTTCTGTAAGCTCATATTCAACCAAATCCCTTTGCCCCGTTGTTTCCAAGTACTGGTCAACCATTTACCAACCTATACCGATAATCCTGGCAATTTATTCCGCAGCTTTCTTTTCTTGATAAAGTATAACTGAGGTTTCTGCTTTTTAATGGATTTTGGCCT
This genomic stretch from Xanthocytophaga agilis harbors:
- a CDS encoding winged helix-turn-helix transcriptional regulator, with protein sequence MVDQYLETTGQRDLVEYELTEHGKMLYTVIKELADWGVVDHKKIVGK